In one Nicotiana tomentosiformis chromosome 6, ASM39032v3, whole genome shotgun sequence genomic region, the following are encoded:
- the LOC104089213 gene encoding uncharacterized protein, which produces MGVKVATTCLQWNQSFVSHSSSSSSSQTLASAISSPSSKRRSISSRGSLICRYVHRLDQSALFGTQFLNLQRSQSCEQLKPRTRTITRASSTSASLDSFSDEEFSKEIQELALKFQLSDVENQNTTSSQLEAIADSIETSCEIVTSGSDIKFLENQKPFDPLEQPDWSERDEIIPANIEWRANSVDLPFSLRIIKRKKQWRDGVREAGESAYCSVKKAFSNMVFIIRELQSYTMQMREMLFYEDLQGILVRVQKEMHASFVWLFQQVFSHTPTLMVYVMILLANYSVHSMANSAAIAATPPPLTETVSTLEESNFNQKFDTSAIKTFSVSSSSGKVTSIGGSNGGGGNYKPIASGNDGDGGLSSNYYTVIPDGISSNTRISEEEGVSGQETREEELKLWDSIVDEASKMQAATRDEALDHETMQRFVSPIYANIEVDDYADYFRTELLYQMGLNQEPQNTLLLANYAQFLFLVAQDYDRAEEYFKKASKVEPKDAEALNKYATFLWQVRKDLWAAEETFLEAIAAEPSNSFYAANYANFLWNTGGEDTCYPLDSSNTDV; this is translated from the exons ATGGGAGTGAAAGTTGCAACAACATGTTTGCAATGGAATCAATCCTTTGTTTCTCACTCTTCatcctcttcttcttctcaaaCTCTTGCCTCTGCAATCTCTTCACCTTCTTCTAAACGACGTAGTATTAGCAGCAGGGGATCTCTTATCTGCCGTTATGTCCATAGACTGGACCAATCTGCTCTTTTTGGTACCCAATTCTTGAATTTACAAAGGTCTCAATCTTGTGAGCAACTTAAGCCAAGAACCAGAACAATTACAAGGGCTTCTAGCACAAGTGCCAGCTTAGATTCATTTTCAGATGAAGAGTTCTCTAAGGAAATTCAAGAATTGGCCCTTAAATTCCAACTTTCAGATGTCGAAAATCAAAATACTACGAGTTCTCAGCTTGAAGCTATTGCTGACTCTATTGAAACAAGTTGCGAGATTGTTACTAGTGGTAGTGATATTAAGTTTTTGGAGAATCAGAAGCCGTTTGATCCTTTAGAACAACCGGATTGGTCTGAAAGAGACGAGATAATTCCTGCAAACATCGAATGGAGGGCGAATAGCGTGGATCTGCCTTTCTCCCTTAGGATTATAAAGAGAAAAAAACAATGGCGAGATGGGGTGAGAGAAGCAGGGGAATCCGCATATTGTTCAGTGAAAAAAGCATTTTCGAATATGGTGTTCATAATTCGAGAGCTGCAAAGCTATACTATGCAGATGAGGGAAATGTTGTTTTATGAAGATCTACAGGGGATTTTGGTGAGAGTACAAAAGGAGATGCATGCATCTTTTGTGTGGCTATTTCAGCAAGTATTTTCACATACACCTACTTTAATGGTATATGTGATGATACTGCTGGCTAATTATAGTGTTCATTCTATGGCAAACAGTGCTGCTATTGCTGCTACACCACCACCACTTACAGAAACTGTTTCTACTTTGGAAGAGAGTAATTTTAATCAAAAGTTTGATACTTCTGCAattaagacattttcagtgtCATCTTCAAGTGGGAAGGTTACATCCATTGGTGGAAGTAATGGAGGTGGTGGGAATTACAAGCCAATTGCTAGTGGAAATGATGGTGATGGGGGTCTGTCGTCTAATTATTATACTGTTATTCCTGATGGGATTTCTTCGAATACTCGGATCAGTGAAGAAGAGGGTGTATCTGGTCAAGAAACAAGGGAAGAAGAGTTGAAGCTTTGGGATTCAATTGTAGATGAGGCTTCTAAGATGCAAGCTGCAACAAGAGACGAGGCCTTAGACCATGAAACTATGCAGAGATTTGTGTCACCAATATATGCAAATATTGAAGTCGATGATTACGCAGATTATTTCAGAACAGAGCTGCTGTATCAAATGGGACTCAACCAAGAACCACAGAACACTCTTTTGCTAGCCAATTATGCTCAATTTCTTTTCTTGGTCGCCCAAGATTATGACAG AGCGGAGGAGTACTTCAAGAAAGCATCAAAGGTGGAGCCAAAGGATGCAGAAGCATTGAATAAGTACGCAACATTTCTCTGGCAAGTAAGGAAGGACCTTTGGGCTGCAGAAGAGACCTTTCTTGAAGCCATAGCTGCAGAACCAAGCAACTCATTCTATGCAGCTAATTATGCTAATTTTCTATGGAATACTGGCGGTGAAGATACTTGTTACCCACTTGACTCCTCCAATACTGATGTTTAG